One Bifidobacterium angulatum DSM 20098 = JCM 7096 DNA window includes the following coding sequences:
- the araA gene encoding L-arabinose isomerase has product MAMENPFEGKEIWFGVGSQDLYGEEALRQVAQQTGEMVDFLNNTGKIPAKIVLKPTLKSSDGVKAFMTEASANPNVIGVITWCHTFSPAKMWIRGLEVLTKPLLQLATQHHKEIPWETIDMDFMNLNQAAHGDREFGYIVSRLGIPRKIVVGHYTDPEVAEKVGTWARACAGWDASQNMKVMRWGDNMRNVAVTEGDKTEAERVFGASINTWAVNELVAAYDKVKDDQVKALIEDYKAKYDVAPELLDSRYDELFIAAKEEAAMVNMMRENGCTAAVDNFEDLGALPQLPGVGPQRFPSEYGWGFSAEGDWKTSVLVRIGAVMGYGLEGGASLMEDYSYNFEPGNELDMGSHMLEVSPAIGTIEKPKLAIYPLGIGGKSDPVRLVFSGKPTDAVVVSMADERERFRLLMDEVTVVEPQGSLKELPCARAVWKPKPDLKTAVQCWITAGGSHHTCMTTSVGREAWEDFARIAGVELAVIDENTTARQFEKELEISEMYHRLNNRH; this is encoded by the coding sequence ATGGCAATGGAAAACCCATTTGAAGGTAAGGAAATCTGGTTCGGCGTCGGCTCCCAGGACCTGTACGGTGAGGAAGCGCTGCGCCAGGTGGCCCAGCAGACCGGCGAAATGGTCGACTTCCTGAACAACACTGGCAAGATCCCGGCCAAGATCGTGCTCAAGCCCACCCTGAAGTCCTCCGACGGCGTCAAGGCCTTCATGACCGAAGCCTCCGCCAACCCGAACGTCATCGGCGTAATCACCTGGTGCCACACCTTCTCCCCGGCCAAGATGTGGATCCGCGGTCTCGAAGTGCTGACCAAGCCGCTGCTGCAGCTGGCCACCCAGCATCACAAGGAGATTCCGTGGGAGACCATCGACATGGACTTCATGAACCTGAACCAGGCCGCACACGGCGACCGTGAGTTCGGCTACATCGTCTCCCGCCTTGGCATTCCGCGCAAGATCGTCGTCGGCCACTACACCGATCCGGAAGTCGCCGAGAAGGTCGGCACCTGGGCTCGCGCCTGCGCCGGCTGGGACGCCTCCCAGAACATGAAGGTCATGCGTTGGGGCGACAACATGCGTAACGTCGCCGTCACCGAAGGCGACAAGACCGAGGCCGAGCGCGTGTTCGGCGCCTCCATCAACACCTGGGCCGTCAACGAACTCGTCGCCGCATACGACAAGGTCAAGGACGATCAGGTCAAGGCTCTCATCGAGGACTACAAGGCCAAGTACGACGTTGCCCCCGAGCTGCTGGACTCCCGCTACGATGAGCTGTTCATCGCAGCCAAGGAGGAAGCGGCCATGGTCAACATGATGCGTGAGAACGGTTGCACCGCCGCCGTCGACAACTTCGAGGATCTGGGCGCCCTGCCGCAGCTGCCGGGTGTCGGCCCGCAGCGCTTCCCGTCCGAGTACGGCTGGGGCTTCTCCGCAGAAGGCGACTGGAAGACCTCCGTGCTGGTGCGCATCGGTGCCGTGATGGGCTACGGCCTTGAGGGTGGCGCCTCCCTGATGGAGGACTACTCCTACAACTTCGAGCCGGGCAACGAGCTCGACATGGGCTCCCACATGCTTGAGGTCTCCCCGGCCATCGGCACCATCGAGAAGCCGAAGCTGGCCATCTACCCGCTGGGCATCGGCGGCAAGTCCGACCCGGTTCGTCTGGTGTTCTCCGGCAAGCCGACCGACGCCGTGGTGGTCTCCATGGCCGATGAGCGCGAACGCTTCCGTCTGCTCATGGACGAAGTCACCGTCGTTGAGCCGCAGGGCTCCCTCAAGGAGCTGCCGTGCGCTCGCGCCGTGTGGAAGCCGAAGCCGGATCTGAAGACCGCCGTGCAGTGCTGGATCACCGCTGGTGGCTCTCACCACACCTGCATGACCACGTCCGTTGGCCGTGAGGCTTGGGAAGACTTCGCCCGCATCGCCGGTGTCGAACTCGCCGTGATCGACGAGAACACCACCGCTCGCCAGTTCGAGAAGGAGCTGGAGATCAGCGAGATGTACCATCGTCTCAACAACCGTCACTGA
- a CDS encoding arsenate reductase/protein-tyrosine-phosphatase family protein, with protein sequence MLILFVCTGNICRSPMGELLLGRYLSGTTISVASAGTRGLTRHEMDRYSARLMRSVDIEPSGFRSRRLTKAMAEEADLILCFEKNQRKDIVTLAPNAVRYTFLVDDFANMCQYCAQQGLVEGLTVQERLESVVRASTIIRPMLPKTKDIEDPLGKPFATFVKVANELNRDLCAILNALKKRRQVDSAPVRQQIVQ encoded by the coding sequence ATGCTCATTTTGTTCGTCTGTACAGGCAATATCTGCAGGTCCCCCATGGGCGAATTGCTGCTGGGGAGGTATTTGTCAGGCACCACCATCAGCGTAGCTAGTGCAGGCACACGAGGACTTACACGCCACGAGATGGACCGATACAGTGCCAGACTCATGCGCAGCGTAGACATCGAACCCAGCGGATTCCGTTCACGTCGCCTTACCAAAGCCATGGCGGAGGAAGCGGATCTGATACTCTGCTTCGAAAAGAATCAGCGCAAAGACATCGTCACACTGGCACCGAACGCCGTCCGTTACACGTTCCTGGTGGATGATTTCGCCAACATGTGCCAATATTGCGCTCAGCAGGGCCTGGTCGAGGGGCTCACCGTTCAGGAACGCTTGGAATCGGTCGTCAGAGCATCCACAATCATTCGACCAATGCTTCCCAAAACCAAGGATATCGAAGACCCATTGGGCAAACCGTTCGCAACGTTCGTGAAAGTGGCCAACGAACTCAACCGCGACCTGTGCGCCATACTGAACGCGTTGAAAAAACGGCGTCAAGTGGATTCCGCTCCGGTGCGGCAGCAGATTGTGCAGTGA
- a CDS encoding endonuclease/exonuclease/phosphatase family protein — protein sequence MTNDTNHDTGNGIRNDCANRAQHDMPATYASSDAIPPDMHNTRGVQGMVGRLAESHRFIIMLRTIMAITLIAMVLRMIPGGFGGRKYVPIVVALMPWFIIPTAAVAIIAFAIRQRALAVICVVCIMVQVCWHWGFIVPTDRLSVRARLAVTQSELDTTDRYARIMTLNAKEGAADADHIVRMVRDEHVEVLALQEVSHGLVQRLRDAGLEATLPYSNVAKWSAHDNGGVNALWSAAPMSDTTGDLIPIESSSIPASSIDFGGVAVRFGSVHPFSPRPSNQGLWSKGLSAIGQLQGSKGKYVLMGDFNAIWDHASFRYLLGARFLDSGERAGSGFHMTYPSNVKLLGVIPMPACSEIDHIVHDRGVIVGDLEARAVAGSDHKALLGTMEITG from the coding sequence ATGACGAACGATACGAATCACGATACTGGCAACGGCATCCGTAACGACTGTGCGAATCGTGCGCAGCACGATATGCCGGCGACATACGCATCCTCCGACGCAATACCGCCCGACATGCACAATACACGAGGCGTGCAAGGCATGGTGGGTCGTCTCGCAGAATCCCATAGATTCATCATCATGCTGCGCACAATCATGGCGATAACGCTCATCGCCATGGTGCTGCGTATGATTCCAGGCGGCTTCGGCGGCAGAAAATACGTTCCCATCGTTGTGGCACTCATGCCGTGGTTCATTATCCCCACTGCTGCCGTTGCCATCATCGCATTCGCCATACGCCAGCGTGCGCTCGCCGTTATATGTGTTGTCTGCATTATGGTGCAGGTGTGCTGGCACTGGGGGTTCATAGTGCCGACCGACAGATTGTCGGTACGCGCGCGTCTCGCGGTTACGCAAAGCGAATTGGACACGACTGATCGTTATGCGCGAATCATGACGTTGAATGCGAAGGAAGGCGCTGCGGATGCCGACCATATTGTGCGGATGGTTCGTGATGAGCATGTAGAGGTGCTGGCATTGCAGGAGGTGTCGCATGGACTGGTGCAACGGTTGCGTGATGCCGGCTTGGAAGCGACGTTGCCTTATTCGAACGTGGCGAAGTGGTCGGCGCATGACAACGGTGGCGTGAACGCGCTGTGGAGCGCGGCTCCTATGAGCGACACTACGGGGGATCTCATTCCCATCGAGTCCTCCAGTATTCCGGCGTCCAGCATTGATTTTGGTGGAGTGGCCGTGCGATTCGGTTCGGTGCATCCATTTTCGCCCCGCCCGAGCAACCAAGGGTTATGGAGCAAAGGGTTAAGCGCCATTGGGCAGTTACAGGGGAGCAAAGGCAAGTATGTGCTGATGGGGGATTTCAACGCCATATGGGATCATGCCAGTTTCCGGTATCTGCTTGGGGCGCGCTTCCTGGATTCGGGCGAACGCGCCGGAAGCGGATTCCATATGACCTACCCGTCGAATGTGAAGCTGCTGGGCGTCATTCCGATGCCTGCCTGTTCCGAGATCGATCATATCGTGCACGATCGCGGTGTTATCGTAGGCGATCTTGAGGCGCGTGCGGTTGCCGGTTCCGATCATAAAGCGCTGCTGGGGACTATGGAGATCACCGGCTGA
- a CDS encoding sugar transferase yields MEENDKARLGQATQHRLLSVAYWRFSVNMSLTVLDMTMLIVASATVLALRHETDIYSFRFGIPMDLSAYLLICAVLWAVCLHGVGVYHRHVMGDGYQLNALLIKGAVIAVMVTCAFDFIMRIGMSLTAIVLSFVFGLLLTMVERFFMRLLITQGRRKGRYSYSTVVVGSQEGITRALAFLGQKQQLNYRPVAVCPIRLDPATGLVEADTNIEGLDKQINDVLGLSIPIMTYGDDFAEHAVSLHAQTVMVTDVMQRFSDNFNTFALRAESMNLEIALVTSAADVSGHETQVRVIQGTTVMTICLPQYSPAAMLQKRVFDIVVSALAIVISSPIMVLVAIAIKLEDHGPALYTQERIGLRGKPFKIHKFRSMYVDADAKLAEVAAVNGQELGACVKIKNDPRVTKVGRFIRKTSLDELPQFFDSFIGTMSVVGPRPQRQFEVDGYDQVYATRLLVKPGITGPWQVSGRNDLSEAESRQLDVGYVQSWSVMGDIVYIFRTVGTMINPSGAY; encoded by the coding sequence ATGGAAGAGAACGACAAAGCAAGACTAGGGCAGGCGACTCAACATCGATTGTTGAGCGTGGCCTATTGGCGATTCTCCGTCAACATGTCGCTGACGGTGCTTGATATGACGATGCTCATCGTTGCGTCCGCCACGGTGCTTGCGTTGCGCCATGAAACCGACATATATTCCTTTCGTTTTGGGATTCCCATGGATCTGTCGGCGTATCTGCTGATTTGTGCGGTACTCTGGGCGGTTTGTCTGCATGGCGTCGGCGTGTACCACCGCCATGTGATGGGCGATGGCTACCAGCTCAATGCGTTACTCATCAAAGGCGCCGTAATCGCAGTCATGGTGACATGCGCCTTCGATTTCATCATGCGCATCGGCATGTCGTTGACGGCTATTGTGCTGTCGTTCGTATTCGGCCTGCTGCTCACCATGGTGGAGCGTTTCTTCATGCGACTGCTCATCACGCAGGGGCGTCGGAAAGGACGATATTCCTATTCCACTGTGGTTGTCGGGTCGCAGGAAGGCATTACGCGCGCGCTCGCGTTCCTCGGGCAGAAGCAGCAGCTGAACTATCGGCCGGTGGCAGTATGCCCGATACGGCTTGATCCCGCAACGGGGCTGGTCGAGGCCGATACGAATATCGAAGGGCTGGACAAGCAAATCAATGACGTTCTCGGCTTGAGCATTCCGATCATGACCTATGGCGATGATTTTGCCGAACACGCCGTCAGCCTGCATGCGCAGACGGTGATGGTCACCGATGTGATGCAACGGTTCTCCGATAATTTCAACACTTTTGCCTTGAGGGCCGAATCCATGAATCTGGAGATCGCCTTGGTCACCTCCGCTGCCGATGTGAGCGGGCACGAGACGCAGGTGCGCGTGATCCAAGGCACCACGGTGATGACGATCTGCCTGCCGCAGTATTCGCCTGCGGCCATGCTGCAGAAGCGTGTGTTCGACATTGTGGTGTCGGCGTTGGCGATTGTGATCTCATCGCCGATCATGGTGCTGGTGGCGATCGCCATCAAGCTTGAGGATCATGGGCCGGCTCTGTATACGCAGGAACGTATTGGCTTGCGTGGCAAACCGTTCAAGATCCATAAGTTCCGCTCGATGTACGTGGATGCCGATGCCAAATTGGCGGAGGTGGCCGCCGTGAATGGTCAGGAGCTGGGTGCGTGTGTGAAGATCAAGAACGATCCTCGTGTTACCAAGGTCGGTCGGTTCATTCGCAAGACGAGTCTTGACGAGTTGCCGCAGTTCTTCGATTCGTTCATCGGCACGATGAGCGTGGTCGGTCCGCGCCCGCAGCGCCAATTCGAAGTGGACGGTTACGACCAGGTCTATGCCACCCGTCTGCTGGTCAAGCCGGGGATCACCGGGCCATGGCAGGTTTCCGGCCGCAACGATCTGAGCGAGGCCGAAAGCCGTCAGCTGGACGTGGGCTATGTGCAAAGCTGGTCGGTGATGGGGGATATCGTCTATATCTTCCGCACGGTCGGTACGATGATCAATCCCAGCGGTGCCTACTGA
- a CDS encoding DUF4422 domain-containing protein has protein sequence MQSVQVESHKDICIAVATHKAYRMPEDSMYLPLQVGKALHPDVDLGFACDNTGDNISDRNAYYSELTGLYWLWKNCDAEYKGLVHYRRHFATLNKTMRSSSDRFERIATRKDIEELLNRTDIIVPRRRNYYIETVYSHYSHTFDGRQFDETLKLLQEQCPEYVPAFEHLMQSKKAHIFNMFVMTRERFDEYCTWMFPIIEELTKRIPPEFYDAFGARYPGRVSERLLDVWLGTKGYDYAEMPVTSPEPVDWWRKGTGFLMAKFGGRKYEKSF, from the coding sequence ATGCAGTCAGTTCAGGTTGAATCCCACAAGGATATATGCATAGCAGTGGCCACCCATAAGGCGTATAGGATGCCTGAGGATTCCATGTATCTGCCGCTACAGGTAGGGAAGGCACTGCACCCGGATGTCGACTTGGGATTCGCCTGTGACAATACTGGCGACAACATCTCCGATAGGAACGCGTACTACTCGGAGCTCACCGGCCTGTACTGGCTATGGAAGAATTGCGATGCCGAGTATAAGGGTCTGGTGCATTATCGGAGGCATTTCGCCACGTTGAATAAGACAATGAGATCGTCCAGCGATCGTTTCGAACGGATCGCCACTCGGAAGGATATCGAGGAACTGCTCAACAGAACCGATATCATCGTGCCGCGGCGACGCAACTATTACATCGAGACGGTGTATTCGCATTACAGTCACACCTTCGACGGCAGGCAATTCGACGAAACGTTGAAACTGCTTCAGGAGCAATGCCCCGAATATGTTCCGGCGTTCGAACATTTGATGCAGTCGAAGAAGGCGCATATCTTCAATATGTTCGTGATGACGCGTGAGCGCTTTGACGAGTATTGCACCTGGATGTTCCCGATCATCGAGGAGCTGACCAAGCGTATTCCGCCCGAATTCTATGACGCCTTCGGTGCGCGATACCCCGGGCGCGTGAGCGAGCGTCTGCTGGATGTCTGGTTGGGCACCAAAGGGTACGACTATGCGGAAATGCCGGTGACCAGCCCGGAGCCGGTGGACTGGTGGAGAAAAGGAACCGGCTTCCTGATGGCCAAGTTCGGCGGCAGGAAGTATGAGAAGAGCTTTTAA
- a CDS encoding Ig-like domain-containing protein, producing the protein MVWKKLAAGAVAFATAFGGMGLVSSTASASTDRDSYTDTVENSTFETAREKYGLTKHMKNGAILHAWMWSFKNITANMEAIAKAGYTSVQTEPMSKIKYVPANGKKFDENWYYVYQPSNTSIGNFVVGTEDDLKEMTDTAHKYGVRVIVDVVANHFTSDWSAIDSDWQNKDYFHSRSNCGGANGDNINYSSRRDVTQCHLLGLWDLNTQNQTVADRMQSFLKTAVADGVDGFRFDAAKHVELPTEKFDNKTSNYWNTILQNGAQFQYGEVLQGDSGLDYKAYANLFKDNSSDGGGNTASNYGGTIRAAIQSENLTTKMVQNIDTGGANEDQLVTWVESHDNYANKEQTGSDGVKKGVSTELTDYQIMMGWAIVGSRKAGAPLYFNRPKESGGRDQNGNLRAQFAEKSQLGDTGDDMWKNKSVVAVNHFRNAMDGKSEHLQNCSADSNSDAAKKCVMIERYTKDGVQNDGVVIANMAGDQNLAGLASSLDDGTYTDEVNGGKLVVQSGKIVSGTAKGGSVSVFYAKGQAEPSVYADSASAEFSSESVKVTLHAQYADNLKYTTSEGKSGSFKDGESISVGSTLAENETVTVKVTGTATKDGTKVKKGDQLSGSVTLKKVPVQDQHLASQYGTNKVGNGVKKTINFTAGKGASLSDWDSSMLIAQGAANDDPRVYRSNSMYEVPIDLYALYGAYDNDNLYLMWEMTNVQDVVDRGDDYPLSQGHLWQTQNLPFHIAIDTKDDSTRVGNNGGLKTGGSLWASNITWGGKQNVNKVVTISTNGSNGPWVYQGDSDGLDSNAEYGPAANAKTNTKKSGIKFGYGNGILSDKVIGIDGGWGDSNGRVVGDMTAENESKTKWVNFNDKGHDSAGMDDHYEIAIPLDELGTTADHIAANGIGIELAATFGLSAMDSLPYDLAMNDNADLPDTTSQVNNSFEKSDEDMFTVQMANIGGTGSLVETKSVKIDQSSYTTDISNGVTTKQLTATTDPEGASVSWRSSNKDVATVSSKGVVTPVKAGTAKITAKAGKATASITVTVTGEIPPTPVKKNTIYATKPSGWSKMYAYVYTGDGASAVNNAAWPGVEMTAADNCDQTGYKYEVPDSLASNAKVIFNDGGSQQFPGSREPGLDYNGGTVRWDGSSSSLASVTCTTNVPVTSVAITGAGVSSGKLSVRKGASAQLAATVSPGNATDRTVSWKSGDTAVATVDKAGKVTGVKAGKATITATAGGKSASVEVTVEDEPASTVDITFRASGVDLKSGETLYAVGDWGQANAWKRAGGVKLAKSGGSYTGTTTVAKGHAMAFRLIKVDASGKTTWDPAKDRKAVADQSKTLDVTWDGSVVSQNVSVTINAAADLKSGETLYAVGDWGQDGKTWSRASGVKLSAKSDGTYAGTVSVKTGHAMAFRLIKVDASGRTTWDPASDRKTTADKTKSIGVAWDVATVNENGVPPSTLAITGDGVVNGKLTLSAGSLAQLSVSGTSSKVDMWWSDGAAVAVSGTGTVYAVQKGTAKVNAKVDGKTLSLTITVE; encoded by the coding sequence GTGGTCTGGAAGAAGCTGGCGGCAGGTGCGGTTGCGTTTGCCACGGCGTTCGGCGGTATGGGGCTTGTGTCCTCCACCGCTTCCGCTTCCACCGACCGAGACAGCTATACGGACACTGTGGAGAACTCCACATTCGAAACGGCCCGTGAGAAGTACGGTCTGACCAAGCATATGAAGAACGGCGCCATCCTGCACGCATGGATGTGGTCGTTCAAGAACATCACGGCGAACATGGAAGCCATCGCCAAGGCCGGCTACACTTCCGTGCAGACCGAGCCGATGAGCAAGATCAAGTATGTTCCGGCCAATGGCAAGAAGTTCGACGAGAACTGGTATTACGTGTACCAGCCGTCGAACACCAGCATCGGCAACTTTGTGGTCGGCACTGAAGACGATCTCAAAGAGATGACCGACACCGCCCACAAGTACGGTGTGCGTGTGATCGTCGACGTGGTGGCCAACCACTTCACCTCCGACTGGAGCGCCATCGATTCCGATTGGCAGAACAAGGACTATTTCCATTCCCGCTCCAACTGCGGTGGTGCCAACGGCGACAACATCAATTACAGCTCCCGTCGTGACGTCACGCAGTGCCACCTGCTCGGTTTGTGGGATCTGAATACGCAGAACCAGACCGTGGCCGACCGTATGCAGTCCTTCCTGAAGACCGCCGTCGCCGATGGCGTCGACGGCTTCCGCTTCGATGCCGCCAAGCACGTGGAGCTGCCGACCGAGAAGTTCGACAACAAGACCTCCAACTATTGGAACACCATTCTGCAGAACGGCGCGCAGTTCCAGTACGGCGAGGTGCTGCAGGGCGATTCCGGCCTGGACTACAAGGCATACGCCAACCTATTCAAAGACAACTCCTCCGATGGCGGCGGCAACACCGCCTCCAACTACGGTGGCACGATTCGTGCGGCCATCCAGTCCGAGAACCTGACCACGAAGATGGTGCAGAACATCGATACCGGTGGCGCAAACGAGGATCAGCTGGTCACCTGGGTCGAATCACACGATAACTATGCCAACAAGGAACAGACCGGTTCCGATGGCGTGAAGAAGGGTGTCTCCACCGAGCTCACCGATTACCAGATCATGATGGGCTGGGCCATTGTCGGCTCCCGCAAGGCCGGCGCGCCGCTGTACTTCAACCGTCCGAAGGAATCCGGCGGCAGGGACCAGAACGGCAACCTCAGGGCGCAGTTCGCGGAGAAATCCCAGCTGGGCGACACCGGTGACGACATGTGGAAGAACAAGTCCGTCGTAGCCGTCAACCACTTCCGCAACGCCATGGACGGCAAGTCCGAGCATCTGCAGAACTGCAGCGCCGACTCGAACAGCGACGCTGCCAAGAAGTGCGTCATGATCGAGCGCTACACCAAGGATGGCGTGCAGAACGACGGCGTGGTCATCGCCAATATGGCCGGTGACCAGAACCTTGCCGGACTCGCCTCCAGCCTTGACGACGGCACCTACACGGATGAGGTCAACGGCGGCAAGCTTGTGGTTCAGAGCGGCAAGATCGTCTCCGGCACCGCCAAGGGCGGCTCCGTGAGCGTCTTCTACGCAAAGGGTCAGGCCGAGCCGAGCGTTTATGCCGACTCCGCATCTGCGGAATTCTCCTCCGAGAGCGTGAAGGTGACGCTGCACGCCCAGTATGCCGACAACCTGAAGTACACCACTTCCGAAGGCAAGTCCGGCTCCTTCAAGGATGGCGAAAGCATTTCCGTCGGCAGCACCCTTGCCGAAAACGAGACCGTTACCGTTAAGGTGACCGGTACTGCAACCAAGGATGGCACGAAGGTCAAGAAAGGCGATCAATTGAGTGGCTCCGTCACCCTGAAGAAGGTGCCTGTCCAGGATCAGCATCTCGCCTCGCAGTATGGAACGAATAAGGTCGGCAATGGCGTGAAGAAGACCATCAACTTTACGGCCGGCAAGGGCGCGAGCCTGTCCGACTGGGACAGCTCCATGCTGATTGCGCAGGGCGCCGCCAACGACGATCCTCGTGTGTACCGCTCGAACTCCATGTACGAGGTTCCGATCGACCTGTACGCGCTGTATGGCGCCTACGATAACGACAACCTCTACCTCATGTGGGAAATGACCAACGTGCAGGATGTGGTGGATCGTGGAGACGACTACCCGCTGAGCCAAGGCCACTTGTGGCAGACCCAGAACCTGCCGTTCCACATCGCCATCGATACCAAGGACGACAGCACCCGCGTGGGCAACAACGGCGGCCTGAAGACCGGCGGCTCCCTGTGGGCGTCCAACATCACCTGGGGCGGCAAGCAGAACGTCAATAAGGTCGTCACCATTTCCACCAACGGCTCCAACGGTCCGTGGGTGTACCAGGGTGACTCCGACGGTCTCGATTCCAATGCCGAGTATGGCCCGGCAGCCAATGCCAAGACCAATACCAAGAAGTCCGGCATCAAGTTCGGCTATGGCAATGGCATTTTGAGCGATAAGGTCATCGGCATCGACGGTGGCTGGGGCGATAGCAACGGCCGTGTAGTCGGCGATATGACTGCAGAGAACGAAAGCAAGACCAAGTGGGTCAACTTCAACGACAAGGGTCACGATTCCGCCGGCATGGACGATCATTACGAGATCGCCATCCCGTTGGATGAACTTGGCACTACTGCGGACCATATTGCCGCGAACGGCATTGGTATCGAACTGGCGGCTACCTTCGGCCTGTCCGCCATGGATTCCCTGCCGTACGATCTGGCCATGAACGACAATGCCGATTTGCCGGACACCACCTCTCAGGTGAACAACTCCTTCGAGAAGTCCGACGAAGACATGTTCACCGTGCAGATGGCGAACATCGGCGGTACTGGGTCGCTCGTTGAAACCAAGTCTGTCAAGATCGACCAGTCGAGCTACACCACTGACATCTCCAATGGCGTCACCACCAAGCAGCTGACTGCCACGACCGATCCGGAAGGAGCGTCCGTAAGCTGGAGGTCGTCCAACAAGGATGTGGCAACCGTCAGCTCGAAGGGCGTAGTCACTCCGGTGAAGGCGGGTACCGCCAAGATCACCGCCAAGGCAGGCAAGGCCACCGCCTCAATCACCGTCACGGTGACCGGCGAGATCCCGCCCACCCCGGTGAAGAAGAACACCATCTACGCGACCAAGCCCTCCGGCTGGAGCAAGATGTACGCGTACGTGTACACGGGCGACGGCGCCAGCGCGGTCAACAACGCGGCCTGGCCCGGCGTCGAGATGACGGCGGCGGACAACTGCGACCAGACCGGATACAAGTACGAGGTCCCGGACAGCCTGGCCTCGAACGCGAAGGTGATTTTCAACGACGGCGGCTCGCAGCAGTTCCCGGGTTCCCGTGAGCCGGGTCTGGATTACAACGGCGGCACGGTGCGCTGGGACGGCTCCTCGTCCTCGCTCGCGTCCGTGACCTGCACGACGAACGTGCCGGTGACTTCCGTGGCGATCACGGGCGCCGGCGTGTCCTCGGGCAAGCTGTCCGTGAGGAAGGGCGCTTCCGCCCAGCTGGCCGCGACGGTCAGCCCGGGCAACGCGACCGACAGGACCGTGTCGTGGAAGTCCGGCGACACGGCCGTGGCCACGGTCGACAAGGCCGGCAAGGTGACGGGCGTGAAGGCCGGCAAGGCCACGATCACCGCGACCGCGGGCGGCAAGAGCGCCAGCGTCGAGGTCACGGTCGAGGACGAGCCGGCGTCCACGGTCGACATCACGTTCCGCGCATCCGGAGTGGATCTGAAGTCGGGCGAGACCCTGTACGCCGTGGGCGACTGGGGCCAGGCCAACGCGTGGAAGCGCGCAGGCGGCGTCAAGCTCGCCAAGAGCGGCGGCTCCTACACCGGCACCACGACCGTTGCCAAGGGCCATGCCATGGCGTTCCGTCTGATCAAGGTCGACGCCAGCGGCAAGACCACGTGGGATCCGGCCAAGGATCGGAAGGCCGTTGCCGACCAGTCCAAGACCCTCGACGTCACCTGGGACGGCAGTGTCGTCAGCCAGAACGTGAGCGTCACGATCAATGCCGCTGCCGACCTCAAGTCGGGCGAGACCCTGTACGCCGTGGGCGACTGGGGCCAGGACGGCAAGACCTGGAGCCGCGCGTCGGGCGTGAAGCTGTCCGCGAAGTCGGACGGCACGTATGCTGGCACCGTCTCGGTAAAGACCGGCCATGCCATGGCGTTCCGTCTGATCAAGGTCGACGCCAGCGGCAGGACCACGTGGGACCCGGCATCTGACCGCAAGACCACCGCCGACAAGACCAAGAGCATTGGCGTGGCTTGGGACGTCGCCACGGTGAACGAGAACGGCGTTCCGCCGTCCACGCTCGCCATCACCGGCGACGGGGTTGTCAACGGCAAGCTGACGCTCTCGGCCGGCTCCCTTGCGCAGCTGTCCGTCTCGGGCACCTCGTCCAAGGTGGACATGTGGTGGAGCGACGGGGCCGCGGTCGCGGTCTCCGGCACCGGCACCGTGTACGCCGTACAGAAGGGCACTGCGAAGGTGAACGCCAAGGTCGACGGCAAGACCCTGAGCCTCACCATCACCGTGGAATGA